The DNA window TAATGGAGTGCGGGTGGTTAATTTGGGAATGATGTTAGCAAATCGTGATGTTTGCAATACGGATTTGCGAAATGCTGATTTGAGCGGCGCGAATTTGATTAAGACAAATTTTGTTAATTGCGATCTCACAGGAGCAAATCTTGTCGGCGCAATCTTGGCTAAGGCAAATTTGCGCGGCACGGATCTTAGTCGGGTGAAGCTGTTTTATGGCAAGCTAGAAACTGCTTCTCCCCGCGATCGCCAAAATCTCCCCAATTTCGAGACAGGTGAATATACGGGCGCGGTAGTCGAAGAGGCGGACTTTAGTAAAGCGATCGATCTATCCGAAGAAACGCGCCAATATCTCTGTGCATGGTGTGGCAAAAAATCTCGTAAAACTATTCCTGGAGGCTGTGAAGATGTACCAAATAGATTGGGGCGCTAAAAGTTACAAGGCTCAGCAGCGCAAAGCTTTACCAAAGGCGAAAAATCGAAATTTGGCGATCGCTTCTTTCTTCAGTTTGCAGATCTCCACATTGGCAATGCCGATGATTAGTTTTGCGGAAACTCTGACAATCCAATCTTCTCAGGAAGATATACCTGAAGAAATTTTACGCGCAGAAATCTATACTGATGCGCGATCGCCCATTGATGGCAAACAACTCACTGCTGCTGAATATACGGAACTCATGGAAAAGCTGCGATCGCTAGACAGTATTCCGCCTGAAGATTTTGTCTCTCCAAAAGTACGCGAAGTTATTGGTCTATTGAAGTTGCGTAAATTTTTGCGGCAATTTATCCCATTTATCCCTTAACAAAAATGGCTAACCCTAGACAGGTAAGGCGACGCAAAGCGCCGCCTTACCTGTCTAATGGGAACATTTTGTGAATTGGCTTTGTCTTTTTGCTGTGTGTTATTCATAAATAAATCAAGAAATTAGAACATGAAAATTCAAGCTACTATAATTGGGATGATTTCCGCGATCGCATCATTAGCGGTTATATCACCAAGCCATGCTAGTATTCAGACCCGCAATGCATTTTGTATGTACTTCGTAACTGGCTCTGTCACTCCTCAAGCAGCGATGCCCTGCACTGTCTCTTCTGATGTTGAAGTTTTCGATGCTGAGATAGTATGGAAAGATGGAGTGCGTCAATCCTTCAAAAACTACGATGGAGTGCCATTTACTTATAGAGACGATCGCGGTGGCAAAGTTTATAAAAAGCTTGGGCTTTATGATCCGAGTGAAAAATTTGATACTGTAAGTGATCGGGCTTATCAAATGGAAAATGGCACAATTTACATTTGGTGGAGAAGATAAATTCTAGCGACAGTTTATTTCATAACCAGAATCAAAAAGCACTATCTACAAAATGGCAATTATTATCGCGGGTGAACGTAGCGGTGTAGGCAAAACCACAGTAACTTTGGCACTATTAGCCGCAATGAAAGCGCGATCGCGATCCGCTGAATCTCCAGTGCAATCTTTTAAAGTGGGCCCTGATTACATCGATCCCATGTTCCATTCCTACATCACAGGGCTACCTTGTCGCAATCTCGATCCTGTTTTAACTTCCGAATCCTATGTAAAGTCCTGTTTTGCGAAACATAGTCAGAATGCTGAATATGCGCTCATTGAAGGAGTAATGGGGCTATTCGATGGTGCGACTGGCAAAGATGATACTGCTAGCACTGCTCACGTTGCGCGATTGCTAAATGTTCCCGTGGTCTTGATTCTCAACTGTGCTAGTACTTCTAGATCTATTGCCGCGATCGCACATGGATATCGCACCTTTGATCCTCGTATTCACATTGCAGGAGTTGTGCTTAATCGCGTTGGTAGCGATCGCCATTTAGAATTATTGACTCAAGCTCTAGAGCCATTGAATTTACCAATTCTAGGAGTTCTCCGCCGCCAAGATGATATCTCAATTCCCGATCGCCATTTAGGGCTAGTTCCCACTGCGGAAATGTCCGATCTCGATGGAATTATTGAGCGCTTGGCATATTTAGGCGAGACTTGTTTTGATTGGGAAAAGTTATTGCCATTGCTTGGAAGTCCTCCCCCACCAGCACTTTTTTCGATTGGGAGAGAGGAAGAAGAAATATTGCGGTCTAGGGGGGAGGGGCTTCGCATCGCGATCGCACAAGATAAAGCCTTCAGTTTTTACTATGCCGATAATCTTGATCTATTTCGAGAAATGGGTGCTGAATTAATTCATTGGAGTCCAATTAGAGATCGCACTTTACCTGAAAATATCCAAGGCTTATATTTTGGCGGCGGCTTTCCTGAAGTATTTGCAAGTGAATTAGCCGAAAATAAAACCGCTAGAGAATCCGTTCACAATGCCATCAAATCAGGCATTCCCACCTATGCTGAATGTGGTGGCTTGATGTATCTATGCGATCGCATTGTTGATTTTCAGGATCAATCATTCCCAATGGTGAATATTTTCCCGACGGCAGCAAAAATGGGAAAGCGCCTAACTCTCGGATATCGTCAAGCGATCGCTTTGCAGGATAGTCCGCTCATGAAAAAAGGCGATCGGATTTGGGGACATGAATTTCATCGCTCATCTTTAACCGAAATCTGCAATCAGCCCTTGTATTCTCTACAAGGCTACGACTCACACTTACAGTATGCATCCGAAGGCTGGCAAAAATATCAAGTTCACGCTGCCTATACCCATCTGCACTTTGGTGCACAAACTCATTTGCTAGATAGTTTTTTGTCCAGATGCCGTCATTCTTGCTAGGTTAAGAAAGATTAAAGCAGCACAAAGCGCTGCCTTAATCTTTTGGGGTACTTAATAAAATCTACAAATAGAACAAAGTTTGTAATCATGGCGATCGCTTAATCTGGCACTGGCTCACTAACCTCACAGCGCTTTACGATACAATTTAGTTTGAGTGGTTCGATCGCAGCAAATGTCAAACGTAGAAATCATCGAAAGAAAACTAGATACTAAGCCTGAGACAGCAGAGAAGGTAGTTGTCGGCTTGTCGGGCGGAGTAGATAGCTCTGTGGCGGCGGCTCTATTGCATCGCGCAGGATACGATGTCACAGGGCTGACGTTGTGGTTAATGCGTGGCAAGGGACAATGCTGCTCCGAGGGAATGGTCGATGCAGCACGACTATGCGAAGAATTAGGCATTCACCATGAAATTGTCGATAGTCGGGATGTCTTTGAACAAAGCATTATCAACTATCTGGTCACTGGCTATGCAGCAGGCTACACACCTCTGCCCTGTTCGCGCTGCAATAAAGCTGTAAAGTTTGCACCGATGATGACCTATGCTCGCGAAAAGTTGGGGATCAATAAAATTGCAACGGGGCATTATGCCAAGCTCAACTTCAATCCTGAATCAGGACGCTATGAATTGCGCCGCGCTGTTGACGATACTAAAGATCAGTCCTATTTTCTCTACGAAGTTGGACAAGAAGAATTAAGCTGCTGTATTTTTCCGTTAGGAGATACAACCAAAGTCGAAACTCGCAAAATCGCCGCCGAGTTCGGCTTAGCCACTGCCGAAAAGCCCGAAAGC is part of the Pseudanabaena sp. BC1403 genome and encodes:
- the mnmA gene encoding tRNA 2-thiouridine(34) synthase MnmA, whose protein sequence is MSNVEIIERKLDTKPETAEKVVVGLSGGVDSSVAAALLHRAGYDVTGLTLWLMRGKGQCCSEGMVDAARLCEELGIHHEIVDSRDVFEQSIINYLVTGYAAGYTPLPCSRCNKAVKFAPMMTYAREKLGINKIATGHYAKLNFNPESGRYELRRAVDDTKDQSYFLYEVGQEELSCCIFPLGDTTKVETRKIAAEFGLATAEKPESMDLCLVEANGSMKAFLDKYLTPVQGKIVDTHGNVLGEHDGTYHYTIGQRKGLGVAAANPLYVVALDPIKNEVVLGDRSEAHDKECSINQVNWVSLAPTDQPFHAEVQVRYRTAPAPATIIPLEGDRARIVFDEPQFSIAPGQAAVFYRDDLLLGGGLIESKQ
- a CDS encoding cobyrinate a,c-diamide synthase, which gives rise to MAIIIAGERSGVGKTTVTLALLAAMKARSRSAESPVQSFKVGPDYIDPMFHSYITGLPCRNLDPVLTSESYVKSCFAKHSQNAEYALIEGVMGLFDGATGKDDTASTAHVARLLNVPVVLILNCASTSRSIAAIAHGYRTFDPRIHIAGVVLNRVGSDRHLELLTQALEPLNLPILGVLRRQDDISIPDRHLGLVPTAEMSDLDGIIERLAYLGETCFDWEKLLPLLGSPPPPALFSIGREEEEILRSRGEGLRIAIAQDKAFSFYYADNLDLFREMGAELIHWSPIRDRTLPENIQGLYFGGGFPEVFASELAENKTARESVHNAIKSGIPTYAECGGLMYLCDRIVDFQDQSFPMVNIFPTAAKMGKRLTLGYRQAIALQDSPLMKKGDRIWGHEFHRSSLTEICNQPLYSLQGYDSHLQYASEGWQKYQVHAAYTHLHFGAQTHLLDSFLSRCRHSC